The following are encoded together in the Pleurocapsa sp. FMAR1 genome:
- a CDS encoding iron-sulfur cluster assembly accessory protein codes for MTEATKTIERGIQLTPIAFKHIKMLQEQQGRELCLRVGVRQGGCSGMSYMMDFEEPDKIQAGDEVFDYDGFRIVCDPKSLLYLYGLVLDYSNAMIGGGFEFTNPNAAQTCGCGKSFGV; via the coding sequence ATGACAGAAGCTACTAAAACGATTGAAAGAGGCATTCAATTAACCCCAATTGCCTTTAAGCATATTAAAATGCTGCAAGAGCAACAGGGACGAGAATTGTGTCTTCGAGTAGGAGTGCGCCAAGGTGGTTGCTCAGGAATGTCTTACATGATGGACTTTGAAGAACCAGATAAGATCCAAGCTGGCGATGAAGTCTTTGATTATGACGGATTTAGAATCGTCTGTGATCCAAAGAGCCTTTTGTATTTATACGGTTTGGTTTTAGATTACAGCAACGCCATGATTGGTGGCGGTTTTGAGTTTACTAATCCTAATGCTGCTCAAACCTGCGGTTGTGGCAAATCTTTCGGTGTCTAG
- a CDS encoding histidinol-phosphate transaminase translates to MSDRHSFIRSDLLRLAAYTPHPGGETPASIDRLDTNESPLDLPDQIKSKLAWAYQQEIEANRYPEGSHEELKKAIAEYATESANLTQDLTTANISIGNGSDELIRSLLIATCLGGEGAILVATPTFSMYGIMAKTLGVRVVSISRQESDFALDLEMAQQAIADSARPPIRVVFMVHPNSPTGNALVARELDWLRSLPENILVVIDEAYFEFSQTSVVSELTKRHNWIVLRTFSKAFRLAAHRVGYAIANPDLIQVLEKVRLPYNLPSFSQTAAKVALQHRQLLLPLVTETIKERERVWSILEDESKLQVWQSNANFLYLRLQNISDKHENALAQITSKLKAEGTLIRHTGGGLRITIGSSAENNRTLERLIAAIN, encoded by the coding sequence ATGAGCGATCGCCATTCTTTTATCCGATCTGACCTACTAAGGTTAGCTGCCTACACACCCCATCCAGGAGGCGAAACTCCTGCATCTATAGATCGCCTGGATACTAATGAAAGTCCTTTAGATTTACCAGACCAAATCAAGTCTAAGTTGGCTTGGGCATATCAACAGGAGATAGAGGCTAATCGCTACCCAGAGGGCAGCCATGAAGAATTAAAAAAAGCGATCGCCGAATATGCAACCGAGTCGGCTAACCTTACTCAAGATCTGACTACCGCTAATATTTCTATAGGCAATGGTTCTGATGAACTTATTCGCTCATTGTTAATCGCTACTTGTTTAGGCGGCGAAGGAGCGATTTTGGTAGCAACTCCTACCTTTTCTATGTATGGAATCATGGCTAAAACTTTGGGTGTTCGGGTTGTCAGCATTTCTAGACAAGAATCAGATTTTGCTTTAGATCTAGAAATGGCGCAGCAGGCGATCGCCGACAGCGCTCGCCCACCAATACGGGTAGTTTTTATGGTGCATCCTAATTCTCCTACTGGTAACGCCTTGGTTGCCAGAGAACTAGATTGGTTGAGAAGTCTACCAGAGAATATCTTAGTAGTTATAGATGAAGCCTATTTTGAATTTAGTCAGACATCTGTAGTTTCTGAATTGACTAAGCGTCATAACTGGATTGTGTTACGCACCTTTTCCAAAGCCTTTAGGTTAGCTGCCCATCGTGTAGGATATGCGATCGCCAATCCTGATTTAATTCAAGTATTAGAGAAGGTGCGCTTGCCCTATAATCTGCCTAGCTTCTCTCAAACAGCAGCCAAGGTAGCCTTGCAGCACAGGCAATTACTATTACCTTTAGTGACAGAAACCATCAAAGAAAGAGAACGAGTCTGGTCAATTCTTGAAGATGAAAGCAAACTGCAAGTCTGGCAAAGCAACGCTAACTTTTTGTATCTCCGTCTTCAAAATATTTCTGACAAGCATGAAAATGCTTTAGCGCAAATCACCAGCAAACTAAAAGCAGAAGGGACTTTAATTCGTCATACAGGGGGAGGTTTACGCATTACTATTGGTAGTTCGGCTGAAAACAATCGTACTCTTGAACGATTAATTGCTGCGATAAATTAA
- a CDS encoding phycobilisome degradation protein nblA codes for MNLESNQLSLEQEFTHEVFANKIQNLSYEETKELLIKFHKHTLFKENYYQELFRIQNKKIVSQLI; via the coding sequence ATGAACCTTGAGTCAAATCAGTTGTCTTTAGAACAAGAATTTACCCACGAAGTTTTTGCGAACAAGATCCAAAATCTATCTTATGAAGAAACAAAAGAACTATTAATTAAATTTCATAAGCACACACTGTTTAAAGAGAACTACTACCAAGAACTATTCCGTATACAAAATAAAAAGATTGTTAGCCAATTAATTTGA
- the bchM gene encoding magnesium protoporphyrin IX methyltransferase — translation MKTADKQNDKAIVKDYFNQTGFDRWRRIYGKTEDVNKVQKKIRQGHQQTIDTVLGWLEDDNNLANISICDAGCGVGSLSIPLAKAGATVSASDISEKMVGEAQEKAKLELSDSSKVDFTVSDLETLTGNYHTVICLDVLIHYPTVDAAKMIAHLASLAESRLILSFAPKTCFLYVLKKIGEFFPGPSKTTRAYQHKESEIIAILQDNGFVVKRAGMTSVSFYYSRILEAVKVRDKG, via the coding sequence ATGAAGACAGCAGATAAACAAAACGATAAAGCCATTGTCAAAGATTATTTCAATCAGACGGGATTTGATCGCTGGCGTAGAATCTACGGCAAAACAGAAGATGTTAACAAGGTTCAAAAAAAGATCCGCCAAGGACATCAGCAAACTATTGATACTGTCCTTGGCTGGCTAGAAGATGATAATAATTTAGCTAATATTTCAATTTGTGATGCGGGGTGTGGTGTCGGTAGCCTGAGTATTCCCTTGGCAAAAGCTGGTGCAACTGTTTCTGCTAGCGATATCTCTGAAAAAATGGTAGGAGAAGCCCAAGAAAAGGCAAAGTTGGAGTTGAGCGATTCTAGTAAGGTTGATTTTACAGTCTCAGATCTAGAAACTTTGACTGGTAATTATCATACTGTTATCTGTTTAGATGTTTTAATTCACTATCCTACGGTCGATGCTGCCAAAATGATTGCTCATTTGGCATCTTTGGCAGAGTCTCGTTTAATTCTTAGCTTTGCCCCTAAAACTTGTTTCTTGTATGTGTTAAAGAAAATTGGGGAGTTCTTTCCAGGACCTTCCAAAACTACTAGAGCTTATCAACATAAAGAATCAGAAATTATTGCTATTTTACAAGACAACGGTTTTGTAGTTAAGCGCGCGGGAATGACTAGCGTTAGCTTTTACTACTCTCGCATCTTAGAAGCAGTTAAAGTAAGAGATAAAGGATGA
- a CDS encoding class I SAM-dependent methyltransferase, which produces MNTPKQIVKQCVEKSDSRFDLWIRLVDSYEVKSMAEVGVYKGDFAYQLLKKCDSIEKYFMIDPWRHLEDWSKPANKNNNTFEKFLLETKEKTNFAANKTEILRGKTTEVIEKIPNNTLDFAYIDGDHTLKGITIDLIRLFEKVRVGGWIGGDDFSQSIWQHTPNYEPTLIFPFAVYFAEAVGAKIYALPYSQFLIEKNEVESFSFIDLTGKYSNLELKSHFNPLEIFKIKMMDVSTFLTGLAK; this is translated from the coding sequence ATGAATACCCCAAAACAGATTGTTAAACAATGTGTAGAAAAATCCGACTCTAGATTCGATCTATGGATTCGTCTGGTAGACTCTTACGAGGTCAAAAGTATGGCAGAAGTGGGAGTCTATAAAGGTGATTTCGCTTATCAACTGCTCAAAAAGTGCGATTCAATCGAAAAATATTTTATGATCGATCCTTGGCGACACCTAGAGGACTGGAGTAAACCAGCAAACAAAAATAACAATACTTTTGAAAAATTTCTTTTAGAAACAAAGGAAAAAACTAATTTTGCAGCTAATAAAACAGAAATCTTACGTGGCAAAACAACAGAGGTAATTGAGAAAATTCCCAATAATACCCTTGACTTTGCCTATATCGATGGCGATCATACCCTCAAAGGAATTACGATTGATTTAATTCGTTTATTTGAAAAAGTTCGCGTTGGAGGCTGGATAGGAGGAGATGACTTTAGCCAATCAATTTGGCAGCACACTCCCAATTATGAACCGACTCTAATTTTTCCTTTTGCCGTATATTTTGCCGAAGCTGTAGGGGCTAAAATATATGCTTTACCTTATTCACAGTTTTTAATTGAAAAAAACGAAGTTGAATCATTTTCTTTTATAGATCTAACAGGCAAATATAGTAATTTAGAACTCAAAAGCCATTTTAATCCACTTGAAATTTTTAAAATCAAAATGATGGATGTATCTACTTTCCTGACTGGATTAGCAAAATAA
- a CDS encoding pentapeptide repeat-containing protein, whose protein sequence is MNNLNKFIQTETLGNKGEAGEKLVWDSLKRAFELRSCIAYWRYPIFCQASKFRKEPDILIADYKLGLIVVEVKAIRIEQLVNIQGHRWEYLNFYTKFGNPYQQAENQLFALLEYSDREPLLRQKITARAIVALPYINKRQWREKGFDKLPNSPPILFSEHLASSQSIIELISNINPLVAGDSLTSTQWELLLAVLGGTPIYTPACERLPCSPQSRRQILQQVRSRLNQLDLQQEKIAKQIPTGMQRIRGIAGSGKTVLLCQKSALMTVKHPEWQIALVFFSRSLYESITGQVNKWIRHFTQEQLSYDPEKSNLKILHAWGSKQQPGFYSTVCKATGTLPLAVPFTSSKKPNEALAEACIQLLENKTIPQLFDAVLIDEGQDLIVNNWKYQNKQPFYWLAYQSLRPVNPIYPQQRRLIWAYDELQSLDSLNIPEPVELFGEQLGHLVTGQYNQQINKTEIISRCYRTPQQIIIIAHAIAMGLLRKKGILTGSSCAEEWQALGYRVTGDWQLGNTITLQREHNSPNIINELWQGEMIGFDSFSSRQQELTTLADKIKHNITQDNLQPDREILIIVLGNSYAVSSLVKQTAIFLINQGINIYLPTQSTVNRLDTPAEQRNANQFWHSGAVTISTIHRAKGQEADFVYLIGLDRIAQDEANIFLRNQLFVALTRTKAWVNISGIGNYSLYQELRQLIKRKNKITFTVKSLPQRELRISDRANLIQGYALGRTNFRYANLHKADLSHLSLVNVNLIEADLSYANLAGTNLTNAKLIAADLSNANLTNANLTNAKLIGANLLNTNLNNTQLDNVNLTNTILETEG, encoded by the coding sequence ATGAATAATCTAAATAAGTTTATTCAAACAGAAACATTAGGAAATAAAGGAGAGGCGGGAGAGAAGTTAGTTTGGGATAGTCTTAAAAGAGCTTTTGAATTGCGAAGCTGTATTGCTTATTGGCGTTACCCTATTTTTTGTCAGGCTAGCAAGTTTCGGAAAGAGCCTGATATTTTAATTGCTGATTATAAGCTGGGTTTAATTGTTGTTGAAGTTAAAGCGATTAGGATTGAGCAGTTAGTTAATATTCAAGGTCATCGTTGGGAGTATCTAAATTTTTATACTAAATTTGGAAATCCGTATCAACAGGCAGAAAACCAATTATTTGCTTTATTAGAGTATAGCGATCGCGAACCTTTATTGAGACAAAAAATTACCGCAAGAGCAATTGTCGCCTTACCTTATATTAATAAAAGGCAATGGCGAGAAAAAGGTTTTGATAAACTGCCTAATTCTCCCCCAATTTTGTTTTCAGAACATCTTGCCTCATCACAATCAATTATAGAATTAATTAGCAATATAAATCCCCTTGTTGCAGGCGATAGTTTAACCTCTACTCAATGGGAATTGTTGTTAGCAGTTTTGGGTGGCACACCGATTTACACCCCAGCCTGTGAACGTTTGCCTTGTTCTCCTCAAAGCCGTCGGCAAATTTTACAACAGGTGCGATCGCGTCTGAATCAGTTAGATTTGCAACAGGAAAAGATTGCCAAACAAATTCCGACAGGAATGCAAAGAATTAGAGGAATTGCTGGTTCGGGAAAGACTGTTTTACTCTGTCAAAAATCAGCTTTGATGACCGTTAAACATCCAGAGTGGCAGATTGCCTTAGTCTTTTTTTCGCGAAGTTTGTATGAGTCTATTACTGGACAGGTTAATAAATGGATACGGCATTTTACTCAAGAGCAATTAAGTTACGATCCAGAAAAATCTAATTTAAAAATACTTCATGCCTGGGGAAGCAAACAACAGCCTGGTTTTTATAGCACTGTCTGCAAAGCTACAGGTACTTTACCCCTCGCAGTGCCTTTCACTAGTAGTAAAAAACCTAATGAAGCATTGGCAGAAGCTTGTATACAGTTATTAGAAAACAAAACTATTCCCCAGCTATTTGATGCGGTTTTAATTGATGAAGGACAGGATTTAATTGTTAATAATTGGAAATATCAAAATAAACAACCTTTTTATTGGCTGGCATATCAGTCTTTGCGTCCCGTTAATCCAATTTATCCTCAGCAACGACGACTGATTTGGGCTTATGATGAACTACAAAGCTTGGATAGTCTGAATATTCCTGAACCTGTAGAATTGTTTGGTGAACAATTAGGGCATTTAGTGACGGGACAATATAATCAGCAAATAAATAAAACGGAAATAATCTCCCGCTGTTATCGTACACCCCAACAGATCATAATTATCGCTCATGCGATCGCTATGGGATTATTAAGAAAAAAAGGTATACTAACAGGCTCTAGTTGTGCAGAGGAATGGCAAGCATTAGGATATCGGGTAACTGGTGATTGGCAACTAGGAAACACCATTACTCTGCAAAGGGAACATAATTCACCTAATATTATTAATGAGCTATGGCAAGGAGAAATGATCGGTTTTGATAGCTTTTCTTCTCGTCAACAAGAATTAACTACCTTAGCTGATAAAATTAAACATAATATAACTCAGGATAATTTACAGCCAGATCGAGAAATTTTAATTATAGTTTTGGGTAATTCTTATGCTGTTTCTTCATTGGTAAAGCAAACCGCAATCTTTTTAATTAACCAGGGAATAAATATCTATCTACCTACTCAAAGCACAGTTAACCGTTTAGATACTCCCGCCGAACAACGTAATGCAAATCAATTTTGGCATTCAGGGGCGGTTACTATTTCTACCATTCATCGTGCCAAAGGACAAGAAGCGGATTTTGTCTATTTAATTGGTTTAGATCGGATTGCTCAAGATGAAGCTAATATATTTCTGCGTAACCAATTATTTGTGGCTTTGACTCGTACTAAAGCCTGGGTAAATATCAGCGGTATCGGCAATTATTCCCTTTATCAAGAATTACGGCAATTAATTAAGCGTAAAAACAAAATAACCTTCACTGTAAAAAGTTTACCTCAAAGAGAATTAAGAATAAGCGATCGCGCTAATTTAATACAGGGATACGCATTAGGTAGAACTAATTTTCGCTATGCCAATTTACACAAGGCAGATTTATCTCACCTCAGTTTAGTTAACGTCAATCTAATCGAAGCAGACTTAAGTTACGCCAACTTAGCAGGTACGAACCTGACTAATGCCAAATTAATTGCAGCGGATTTAAGCAACGCTAATTTAACCAATGCTAACTTAACCAATGCTAAACTAATCGGTGCCAATTTACTTAATACCAATCTCAACAATACCCAGTTAGATAACGTCAATCTAACCAACACAATATTAGAAACTGAAGGATAA